One genomic window of Vibrio parahaemolyticus includes the following:
- the mpl gene encoding UDP-N-acetylmuramate:L-alanyl-gamma-D-glutamyl-meso-diaminopimelate ligase translates to MHIHILGICGTFMGGAAILARQLGHKVTGSDANVYPPMSTLLESQGIEIIEGFDPSQLDPQPDLVVIGNAMSRGNPCVEHVLNSNMRYTSGPQWLNEFLLHDRWVLAVSGTHGKTTTSSMLAWILEDCGYQPGFLVGGVLGNFGVSARLGESMFFVVEADEYDSAFFDKRSKFVHYHPRTLIMNNLEFDHADIFDDLEAIKRQFHHLVRTVPGNGLILAPKQDQALADVLERGCWTEKQFSGEDGDWQAHKLVLDGSKFEVALQGEKVGTVEWDLVGDHNVDNALMAIAAARHVGVTPELACQALGRFINTKRRLELKGEEQGITVYDDFAHHPTAIELTLGGLRNKVGEKRILAVLEPRSATMKRGVHKNTLAASLHSADEVFLFQPDNIEWSVQDIADQCKQPAFVDADIDNFVAKIVERAQPGDQILVMSNGGFGGIHGKLLEQLKLKA, encoded by the coding sequence ATGCACATTCATATCTTGGGTATCTGTGGCACGTTTATGGGCGGCGCAGCAATTTTAGCGCGTCAATTAGGGCATAAAGTGACGGGTTCTGATGCCAATGTTTACCCACCGATGAGCACATTGCTAGAGTCTCAAGGTATTGAAATTATTGAAGGCTTCGACCCGTCTCAACTCGATCCTCAACCTGACCTTGTGGTGATTGGTAACGCGATGAGCCGTGGCAATCCGTGTGTTGAGCATGTACTTAATAGCAACATGCGTTACACCTCAGGACCACAATGGCTGAACGAATTTTTACTGCATGACCGTTGGGTGCTGGCTGTCTCCGGCACACACGGCAAAACGACCACTTCGAGCATGCTGGCGTGGATACTCGAAGACTGTGGTTATCAACCTGGTTTCCTCGTTGGTGGCGTGTTGGGTAACTTCGGTGTGTCGGCTCGTTTGGGCGAAAGCATGTTTTTTGTTGTTGAAGCGGACGAATATGACAGTGCTTTTTTCGATAAGCGTTCTAAGTTTGTGCATTACCATCCTCGCACTTTAATCATGAACAACCTTGAGTTCGATCATGCTGACATCTTCGATGATCTAGAAGCGATCAAGCGCCAATTCCATCATTTAGTACGAACGGTACCGGGCAATGGTTTGATCTTAGCACCGAAGCAGGATCAAGCTTTGGCGGATGTATTAGAGCGTGGCTGTTGGACGGAAAAACAGTTCTCTGGTGAGGATGGTGACTGGCAAGCGCACAAATTAGTGCTTGATGGCTCAAAATTTGAAGTTGCTTTGCAAGGCGAGAAGGTCGGTACCGTCGAATGGGATTTGGTGGGTGACCACAATGTGGATAATGCACTGATGGCGATCGCTGCCGCACGACACGTTGGTGTAACGCCAGAACTTGCTTGTCAGGCGTTGGGTCGTTTTATCAACACTAAGCGTCGTTTAGAGCTCAAAGGTGAAGAACAAGGCATCACGGTTTACGATGATTTCGCGCATCACCCTACGGCAATTGAACTGACACTGGGCGGTTTGCGTAACAAAGTGGGTGAAAAACGTATCCTTGCTGTATTGGAACCTCGCTCTGCCACCATGAAGCGTGGTGTTCATAAGAATACTCTCGCGGCTTCGCTACACAGCGCAGATGAAGTGTTCTTATTCCAGCCAGACAACATCGAATGGTCGGTGCAAGACATTGCTGATCAATGCAAGCAGCCAGCGTTTGTCGATGCCGATATAGATAACTTTGTGGCTAAAATTGTCGAACGTGCTCAGCCTGGAGACCAAATTCTGGTAATGAGTAACGGTGGCTTTGGTGGTATTCACGGAAAACTTCTTGAGCAGTTAAAACTAAAAGCCTGA
- the thiQ gene encoding thiamine ABC transporter ATP-binding protein: MLVLDDVQYTYQRELFRFELSIERGQIVSLMGPSGAGKSTLLALVAGFIHLDQGDIWVDGESIVRKEPYQRPFSMLFQEHNLFSHLSVRDNIGLGLHPGLKLTVDQKRQVEQAAQQVGVAEYLDRLPEHLSGGQRQRVALARCFVQPHPMWLLDEPFSALDPVLREEMLSLVKKLAAERGITVLMVTHHLSDAKAIASHFAFVANGKVEAVGEIDALTAEHPSKTLQAFVRAAG, encoded by the coding sequence ATGCTAGTGTTGGATGATGTGCAGTACACCTACCAACGTGAACTGTTTCGTTTTGAGTTGAGCATTGAACGTGGTCAGATTGTATCGTTGATGGGGCCGAGTGGGGCAGGGAAATCAACCTTGCTGGCTCTGGTTGCAGGATTCATCCATCTTGACCAAGGTGACATTTGGGTTGATGGTGAGTCGATTGTGCGCAAAGAGCCTTATCAGCGTCCTTTCTCCATGCTGTTCCAAGAGCATAACTTGTTTTCTCACTTGTCAGTGCGTGACAACATTGGCTTAGGTTTACACCCAGGGCTAAAGCTCACGGTAGACCAAAAACGTCAGGTTGAACAAGCTGCGCAGCAAGTTGGCGTTGCAGAGTACCTCGACCGTTTGCCTGAGCACCTTTCTGGAGGGCAGCGTCAACGTGTTGCCTTAGCGCGTTGTTTTGTTCAGCCTCATCCGATGTGGCTGTTGGATGAGCCTTTCTCGGCACTTGATCCAGTGTTGCGTGAAGAGATGCTGAGCTTGGTAAAAAAACTGGCTGCGGAGCGCGGAATTACCGTGTTGATGGTTACGCATCATCTTAGTGATGCCAAAGCGATTGCAAGTCACTTTGCCTTTGTTGCTAACGGAAAAGTAGAAGCGGTGGGTGAGATTGATGCCCTGACTGCCGAGCATCCCAGCAAGACCCTACAGGCCTTCGTTCGCGCCGCCGGATAA
- a CDS encoding DUF2799 domain-containing protein, which yields MRVLIIGAMMMLLSACAQTTLPASTSVTDWQAFGKQSALDGLRELSQERIAKLDGTNHATPELIMAYQNGYQEGKQEYCEQSAYMLGVVGRPYFGICDDVDPFFQHDYDAGRMSSAGAPI from the coding sequence ATGAGAGTGTTAATAATTGGCGCGATGATGATGCTTCTGTCTGCTTGTGCGCAAACCACCTTACCAGCTTCAACCAGTGTGACTGATTGGCAAGCGTTCGGGAAACAGTCTGCCTTAGATGGATTACGAGAGTTGTCACAAGAGCGGATAGCTAAGTTGGATGGTACTAACCACGCAACGCCAGAACTGATCATGGCCTACCAAAACGGTTATCAAGAAGGTAAGCAAGAGTATTGTGAGCAAAGTGCCTATATGCTGGGTGTGGTTGGACGACCGTATTTCGGAATCTGCGATGACGTTGACCCGTTCTTCCAACACGATTATGACGCTGGTCGTATGTCCTCCGCAGGAGCTCCTATCTAA
- a CDS encoding flavin prenyltransferase UbiX — MHNKIQPSQKKAITLALTGASGAPYGLRLLECLVAADYHVYVLISSAARVVMATEHNLKLPSGPDAAKQALVEHLNCDPNNITVCGKDDWFSPVASGSAAPKQMVVCPCSAGSVAAIAHGMSDNLIERAADVVMKERGQLLLVVRETPFSTLHLENMHKLSQMGVTIMPAAPGFYHQPKSIEDLVDFMVARILDHLGIEQGLVPRWGYDQRS; from the coding sequence ATGCACAACAAAATACAACCCTCTCAGAAAAAAGCCATCACGTTGGCATTAACGGGTGCCTCTGGTGCTCCTTATGGCCTTCGTCTTTTAGAATGTTTGGTCGCGGCGGATTATCATGTCTACGTTCTGATTTCTTCGGCGGCTCGCGTTGTGATGGCAACAGAGCACAACCTTAAGCTGCCAAGTGGGCCAGACGCCGCAAAGCAAGCGCTGGTGGAACATCTCAACTGTGATCCAAATAACATCACTGTTTGTGGTAAAGATGACTGGTTCTCACCGGTAGCGTCTGGCTCAGCGGCACCAAAGCAAATGGTGGTTTGCCCATGTTCAGCAGGAAGTGTTGCGGCGATCGCGCATGGCATGTCGGACAACTTGATCGAACGGGCGGCTGATGTGGTAATGAAAGAACGCGGGCAACTGTTGCTCGTGGTTCGTGAAACGCCATTTTCAACGCTGCATCTTGAGAACATGCACAAGCTATCGCAAATGGGCGTCACCATCATGCCAGCGGCCCCGGGCTTCTACCATCAGCCAAAGAGCATTGAAGACTTAGTGGATTTTATGGTGGCGAGAATTCTCGACCACTTAGGTATTGAGCAAGGTTTAGTGCCTCGTTGGGGCTATGACCAGCGCTCGTGA
- the thiP gene encoding thiamine/thiamine pyrophosphate ABC transporter permease ThiP yields the protein MNSVPKIGLGVAMIIATFVISALGALIVQAPSLYVSVVWDDPYYQHVTKFSFYQAFLSTLLSVGFAIPVAHALSRRQFWGKSLLLKLFASTLVLPVLVGVFGLLAIYGNSGLLAQWLQGFDTKIPFSIYGLNGILLAHVFFNLPYAARLLLQALESIPAEQHKLCAHLGMSHWDKFRWVEWPRLRQQLPHVCGLVFMLCFTSFATVMALGGGPKSTTIELAIYQAIKFDFDLQAGALLALWQMLLCGLLAIGVQKLTKPVAISAGSTSVQQFLTKDHGWSKAWDSFWIIGAFLLVIPPLLMVLLSGINQQVWTVLTDERFWSALSNSLKVAGLASALAVAAGVSILLTSRRWRLQYKNTRADQIELIGTIILVTPGLVISTGLFLLLRSFTDVFSLAFFVVILVNGLMALPYVIKTLAQPMLHIEQQYQYVCASLGMRGWQRFKVVEWQALRKPFAHAFAISFMFAIGDLSAIALFGGQEFRTLPLYLFQLLGSYQMDAAAVVSVTLLLLSVGCFALIEKVLKAKEKA from the coding sequence TTGAATTCTGTTCCAAAAATAGGTTTAGGGGTCGCGATGATCATCGCGACCTTTGTTATTTCTGCCCTAGGTGCTTTGATTGTTCAAGCCCCTTCACTTTATGTGTCTGTGGTATGGGACGACCCGTATTATCAACATGTCACCAAGTTCAGCTTTTACCAAGCTTTTCTTTCCACACTGCTCAGTGTTGGTTTTGCCATTCCAGTTGCGCACGCACTTTCGCGTCGCCAATTTTGGGGTAAATCATTACTGCTTAAGCTATTTGCATCGACACTGGTTTTGCCGGTTTTGGTTGGTGTTTTTGGGCTATTAGCGATTTATGGCAACAGCGGTTTGTTAGCGCAGTGGCTGCAAGGTTTCGACACCAAAATCCCATTTTCTATTTATGGTTTGAATGGCATCTTACTTGCCCATGTGTTCTTTAATTTACCTTACGCGGCACGCTTGCTGCTGCAAGCCTTGGAGTCTATCCCTGCTGAGCAACACAAGCTGTGTGCGCATCTTGGTATGAGCCATTGGGATAAGTTTCGCTGGGTGGAGTGGCCGCGTTTAAGGCAGCAACTTCCTCACGTTTGTGGCTTGGTATTTATGTTGTGCTTCACCAGTTTTGCCACTGTGATGGCGCTGGGTGGCGGGCCAAAATCCACCACTATTGAGCTAGCCATCTATCAAGCGATTAAGTTTGATTTTGATTTGCAAGCTGGTGCGTTATTAGCGTTGTGGCAGATGCTGTTGTGTGGACTACTTGCGATTGGAGTACAGAAGTTAACAAAGCCTGTTGCTATCAGTGCTGGCAGCACATCGGTACAGCAATTTTTAACGAAGGATCATGGGTGGTCAAAAGCATGGGATAGCTTTTGGATCATAGGTGCCTTTTTACTGGTGATACCGCCGTTACTGATGGTGTTACTGAGTGGTATCAACCAACAAGTTTGGACGGTGTTAACCGATGAACGTTTTTGGTCTGCGTTATCTAACTCGCTCAAAGTTGCAGGGTTAGCCAGTGCGCTTGCGGTCGCTGCGGGAGTGTCTATATTGTTGACCAGTCGCCGTTGGCGTTTGCAGTATAAAAACACGCGAGCTGATCAAATAGAGTTAATCGGTACCATTATTCTAGTGACGCCGGGGCTGGTGATTAGCACTGGCCTATTCTTACTACTGCGATCATTTACCGATGTTTTTAGCTTGGCGTTTTTTGTCGTGATTTTGGTGAATGGTTTGATGGCTTTGCCTTACGTGATCAAAACGCTAGCGCAACCGATGCTGCACATTGAGCAACAGTATCAGTATGTCTGTGCCAGCTTAGGCATGCGTGGCTGGCAACGATTTAAAGTGGTGGAGTGGCAGGCGCTGCGCAAGCCGTTTGCACATGCGTTTGCGATCAGCTTTATGTTTGCAATAGGGGATTTAAGCGCGATAGCGCTGTTTGGTGGACAAGAATTTCGTACCTTACCTCTGTATTTGTTCCAGTTGCTCGGCAGTTATCAGATGGACGCCGCTGCGGTGGTGTCCGTGACGTTATTGTTGTTGAGTGTGGGCTGTTTTGCCTTGATAGAGAAAGTATTGAAAGCGAAGGAGAAAGCATAA
- a CDS encoding universal stress protein — MYKQILVPVDLNDQGFSDRAVELAVWQAKQANAEIHLLTVLPGIHMSMVATYFPKDAAAKMKQDVKQQLKAFASEHIDDEVIYKVHVAEGKAYATILDYAERLGADLIIMPSHKRSKINKVMLGSVASKVVEYSPINVMVVKPQG; from the coding sequence ATGTATAAACAAATTCTTGTTCCGGTTGATCTAAATGACCAAGGCTTCTCAGACCGAGCGGTTGAACTGGCGGTGTGGCAAGCAAAACAAGCAAACGCAGAAATCCACCTGCTCACTGTTTTGCCAGGTATTCACATGTCGATGGTCGCCACTTACTTCCCAAAAGACGCAGCGGCGAAAATGAAGCAAGATGTGAAGCAGCAGCTAAAAGCATTTGCCAGCGAGCACATTGATGATGAAGTGATTTACAAAGTGCACGTTGCCGAAGGCAAAGCTTACGCAACAATTCTTGATTACGCCGAGCGTTTGGGCGCAGACCTTATTATCATGCCAAGTCACAAGCGTTCGAAAATTAACAAAGTGATGCTTGGTTCGGTTGCAAGTAAAGTTGTGGAGTATTCTCCAATCAACGTGATGGTAGTGAAGCCGCAAGGTTAA
- the ppa gene encoding inorganic diphosphatase, whose protein sequence is MSLNHVPAGKSLPEDIYVVIEIPANADPIKYEVDKDSGAVFVDRFMSAPMFYPCNYGYVNNTLSLDGDPVDVLVPTPYPLMPGSVIRCRPVGVLKMTDESGEDAKVVAVPHSKISKEYEHIQDVGDIPELLKAQITHFFERYKELESGKWVKVDGWADVEAAKAEILQSYERAQNK, encoded by the coding sequence ATGAGCCTAAACCATGTACCAGCAGGTAAATCGCTACCTGAAGATATTTACGTCGTTATCGAAATCCCTGCCAATGCAGACCCTATCAAATACGAAGTAGATAAAGACTCTGGTGCTGTATTTGTCGACCGTTTCATGTCTGCGCCAATGTTTTACCCATGTAACTACGGTTACGTGAACAACACTCTTTCGCTTGATGGTGATCCAGTAGATGTCCTTGTCCCAACGCCATACCCACTCATGCCAGGTTCTGTTATTCGCTGCCGACCTGTTGGCGTTTTGAAGATGACGGATGAATCGGGCGAAGATGCCAAAGTCGTTGCCGTACCGCACTCTAAAATCTCTAAAGAGTATGAACACATTCAAGATGTGGGCGACATTCCTGAGTTGCTAAAAGCGCAAATCACGCATTTCTTTGAGCGCTACAAAGAGTTGGAATCAGGAAAATGGGTGAAAGTCGATGGCTGGGCAGATGTAGAAGCGGCAAAAGCAGAGATTCTACAATCTTACGAGCGTGCGCAAAACAAATAA
- the thiB gene encoding thiamine ABC transporter substrate binding subunit — protein sequence MKTTLNLIALAAITSTSAFAAENTLTIYTYDSFAADWGPGPKIEQAFEAKCGCDVNFVALDDGVSILNRLRLEGGNSKADIVLGLDNNLMAEAKKTGLLTEHNVDTANTVLPNGWSDTTFVPYDYGYFAFVYNKEKLANPPKSMKELVETRDDLKVIYQDPRTSTPGQGLMLWMKSIYGDDVTQAWQKLASKTVTVTKGWSEAYSMFLNGESDLVLSYTTSPAYHLIAENDSKFATANFAEGHYMQVEVAAKVKGSKNSELADQFMNFILSDEFQSAMPTGNWMYPVTDVELPKGFETLSVPSKSLSFSADEVAKMRKSWIREWQSALTF from the coding sequence GTGAAAACCACTCTAAATCTGATTGCCCTAGCTGCAATCACTTCTACTTCAGCGTTTGCCGCTGAAAACACATTAACCATCTATACCTACGACTCTTTTGCCGCAGATTGGGGGCCGGGTCCTAAAATCGAGCAAGCTTTTGAAGCAAAATGTGGCTGTGACGTTAACTTCGTAGCGTTGGACGATGGTGTGTCGATCCTGAATCGTCTTCGTCTTGAAGGCGGTAATAGTAAAGCCGACATCGTGTTAGGTTTGGATAACAACCTGATGGCAGAAGCGAAGAAAACCGGTCTGCTTACCGAGCACAATGTGGATACGGCCAACACAGTGTTACCAAACGGTTGGAGCGATACGACGTTTGTACCGTACGATTACGGCTACTTCGCGTTTGTGTACAACAAAGAGAAACTGGCTAATCCGCCGAAAAGCATGAAAGAGCTGGTGGAAACGCGCGACGATTTGAAAGTGATTTATCAAGATCCGCGTACGTCAACGCCGGGCCAAGGTTTGATGCTGTGGATGAAATCCATTTATGGCGACGATGTGACGCAAGCGTGGCAGAAGCTAGCAAGCAAAACCGTAACGGTCACGAAAGGTTGGTCAGAAGCGTATTCCATGTTCCTTAACGGCGAGTCGGACTTGGTGCTTTCTTATACCACGTCACCTGCGTACCACTTAATTGCGGAAAACGATTCAAAGTTTGCGACGGCGAATTTTGCTGAAGGCCACTACATGCAAGTTGAAGTAGCCGCCAAAGTGAAAGGGTCAAAAAATTCAGAACTTGCTGATCAGTTTATGAATTTCATTTTAAGTGATGAGTTCCAATCAGCGATGCCAACGGGCAACTGGATGTACCCAGTTACTGACGTTGAGTTACCTAAAGGTTTTGAAACCTTGAGTGTTCCAAGCAAGTCGTTGAGCTTTAGTGCTGATGAAGTGGCAAAAATGCGTAAGTCTTGGATTCGCGAATGGCAAAGCGCACTGACGTTTTAG
- the fbp gene encoding class 1 fructose-bisphosphatase: MSGMRTLGEFIVEKQADFPHASGDLSSLLASIRLAAKIVNREINAAGLGDITGAVGTENVQGEAQQKLDVYANDKFKAALEARDQVCGVASEEEDEAVAFNKELNQNAKYVVLMDPLDGSSNIDVNVSVGTIFSIYRRVSPIGTPATEEDFLQPGHKQVAAGYVIYGSSTMLVYTTGNGVNGFTYDPSIGSFCLSHENMMIPEDGKIYSINEGNYIRFPQGVKKYIKYCQENVPEDGRPYTSRYIGSLVADFHRNLLKGGIYLYPSTQSHPQGKLRLLYECNPMAFLIEQAGGIASDGVNRIMDIKPTELHQRVPFFVGSKNMVRKVEEFLELHRDEE, translated from the coding sequence ATGTCAGGAATGCGCACCCTAGGCGAATTCATTGTTGAAAAACAAGCGGATTTCCCCCACGCTAGCGGTGATCTCTCATCTCTTTTAGCATCCATTCGTTTAGCTGCAAAAATCGTTAACCGTGAAATCAACGCAGCAGGTCTTGGTGATATCACTGGCGCTGTCGGCACGGAAAATGTCCAAGGCGAAGCACAGCAAAAGCTAGACGTGTACGCGAACGACAAATTTAAAGCGGCGCTTGAAGCTCGTGACCAAGTTTGTGGCGTTGCCAGTGAAGAAGAAGATGAAGCGGTTGCGTTCAACAAAGAACTCAACCAAAACGCAAAGTATGTTGTATTGATGGACCCACTTGATGGTTCTTCGAATATCGACGTAAACGTATCTGTCGGTACTATCTTCTCTATTTATCGCCGTGTTTCGCCTATTGGCACACCCGCGACAGAAGAAGATTTCCTTCAGCCAGGTCATAAGCAAGTTGCAGCAGGTTACGTAATTTACGGTTCATCAACGATGTTGGTGTACACCACAGGTAACGGCGTAAACGGCTTTACTTACGACCCTTCCATCGGCAGCTTCTGCCTATCTCATGAAAACATGATGATTCCTGAAGATGGTAAGATCTACTCCATCAACGAAGGTAACTACATTCGTTTCCCACAAGGTGTGAAAAAGTATATCAAATACTGCCAAGAGAATGTGCCTGAAGACGGTCGTCCATACACCTCTCGCTACATTGGTTCTTTGGTGGCGGATTTCCATCGCAACCTGCTTAAAGGTGGCATCTACCTTTACCCAAGTACGCAAAGTCACCCACAAGGCAAACTTCGCCTGCTTTACGAATGCAACCCAATGGCATTTCTCATCGAACAAGCGGGCGGCATTGCATCAGATGGCGTGAATCGCATCATGGACATCAAACCGACTGAGCTACACCAGCGTGTACCTTTCTTTGTGGGTTCGAAGAACATGGTTCGCAAAGTTGAAGAGTTCCTTGAACTGCACCGCGACGAAGAATAA
- a CDS encoding TRAP transporter permease, which yields MATNKTPSQDVQEMVAQADTGARNPSGVQGRILWLVPLCWSLFQLWYASPLPFIFNFGVLNDTEARAIHLTFAIFLAFTAYPAMKNSPRDHIPLVDWILALAGSFSAAYIYLFYTELAGRSGAPTTADIVVAVVGMILLLEATRRALGPPLMVVAAVFLTYTFAGPYMPDVIAHKGASLGKAMSHLWLTTEGVFGVALGVSTSFVFLFVLFGAMLERAGAGAYFIKVAFSLLGHMKGGPAKAAVVASGLSGLVSGSSIANVVTTGTFTIPLMKRVGFPGTKAGAVEVAASTNGQLTPPIMGAAAFLMVEYVGISYVEVIKAALLPALISYIALIYIVHLEACKAGMTGLPRRHNPTLLQSLLSFTATILGLCVISALVYYGVGWTKDVFGDAATTIVTIALLIAYVGLVKISANHMKDGAIEIDAELTEVPDPGPTVKSGLHYLLPIVVLVWCLTVERFSPGLSAFWATVFMVFILLTQRPLMALLAKEGDLVQQTKEGFVDLAESLVAGARNMIGIGVATAAAGTVVGVVTLTGIGLVMTDFVEFISGGSVILMLLFTAVISLILGMGLPTTANYIVVSTLMAPVIVTLGAAHGLIIPLIAVHLFVFYFGILADDTPPVGLAAFAAAAIAKSDPIRTGIQGFTYDIRTAILPFMFVFNTQLLLMGIDSWWHLALTVISSIIAMLIFSAATQGWWLTRNKWWETVLLLVLTFSFFRPGFWWDMLYPAKVLSPGVEIAQITENLNVGESIELRVAGQNLEGEYVEKTVRLPFEDRATTAEERISSMGLMLTENDGKMVVDMVEFGSPAESSGIDFDWEIKWVVQDADRPMKEWVFVPCLILLLVLAMNQKRRARKEQLSA from the coding sequence ATGGCGACGAATAAGACTCCGTCTCAAGATGTGCAAGAAATGGTGGCTCAAGCAGACACGGGCGCACGTAACCCTTCGGGAGTGCAAGGACGAATCCTTTGGTTAGTCCCTCTGTGTTGGTCACTATTTCAATTATGGTACGCCTCCCCGCTACCATTTATTTTCAATTTTGGCGTACTGAATGACACTGAAGCGCGAGCGATTCACCTCACTTTCGCGATATTTTTGGCCTTCACTGCTTATCCGGCAATGAAGAACTCTCCGCGTGATCACATTCCTCTTGTGGATTGGATTCTCGCGTTAGCGGGTAGCTTTTCGGCTGCCTATATCTACCTTTTCTACACCGAACTCGCAGGACGTTCCGGCGCGCCCACCACTGCCGATATTGTGGTTGCGGTCGTTGGCATGATATTGCTACTTGAAGCGACTCGTCGTGCATTAGGGCCTCCGCTAATGGTTGTGGCCGCCGTGTTCCTGACTTACACGTTTGCAGGCCCATACATGCCAGATGTCATAGCCCACAAAGGCGCAAGCTTAGGTAAAGCGATGTCGCATCTGTGGCTAACCACCGAAGGGGTATTTGGTGTTGCGTTAGGTGTATCCACTTCTTTCGTATTCTTGTTTGTACTGTTTGGCGCGATGCTAGAGCGTGCGGGTGCGGGTGCTTACTTCATTAAAGTCGCATTTTCTCTACTTGGTCATATGAAAGGCGGCCCAGCTAAAGCCGCAGTTGTCGCATCTGGTCTATCGGGTCTGGTTTCAGGATCATCGATCGCAAACGTCGTAACCACGGGTACTTTTACCATTCCATTGATGAAACGAGTCGGCTTCCCGGGCACAAAAGCGGGTGCCGTTGAAGTAGCAGCGTCAACCAATGGTCAGCTAACCCCGCCAATCATGGGCGCGGCAGCATTTTTGATGGTGGAATACGTTGGGATTTCTTACGTAGAGGTTATCAAAGCGGCATTACTTCCAGCGCTGATTTCCTACATCGCGTTGATTTACATCGTTCACCTTGAAGCATGTAAAGCGGGCATGACTGGCTTACCTCGTCGTCATAATCCAACGTTACTGCAAAGCCTACTTTCATTCACGGCTACCATTTTAGGTCTGTGTGTAATCAGCGCTTTAGTGTACTACGGTGTAGGTTGGACGAAAGATGTCTTTGGCGACGCAGCGACTACGATAGTAACGATCGCGCTACTCATCGCCTACGTCGGCCTCGTAAAAATTTCTGCGAACCACATGAAAGATGGCGCAATTGAGATTGATGCGGAGCTGACTGAAGTGCCAGATCCGGGTCCTACAGTGAAGTCTGGCTTACACTACCTGCTACCTATCGTGGTACTGGTTTGGTGTTTAACAGTAGAGCGCTTCTCACCTGGCTTATCAGCATTTTGGGCGACCGTCTTTATGGTCTTCATTTTGCTAACACAACGCCCTCTGATGGCGTTACTTGCGAAAGAAGGCGACCTAGTACAACAAACCAAAGAGGGTTTTGTCGATCTCGCTGAAAGCTTGGTGGCTGGTGCTCGCAACATGATCGGTATCGGTGTCGCAACTGCGGCGGCAGGTACGGTTGTTGGCGTTGTGACGCTAACTGGTATCGGCTTGGTGATGACGGACTTTGTTGAGTTTATCTCTGGCGGTAGTGTCATCCTAATGCTGCTGTTTACTGCGGTTATCAGTCTGATTCTCGGTATGGGTCTGCCTACCACAGCAAACTACATTGTAGTATCAACGCTAATGGCGCCAGTCATCGTAACGCTCGGCGCAGCGCACGGTCTTATCATTCCACTGATTGCGGTGCACTTGTTCGTGTTCTATTTCGGTATTCTCGCCGATGATACACCACCGGTCGGTCTGGCTGCCTTTGCCGCTGCAGCAATCGCGAAGTCCGATCCAATTCGCACCGGTATCCAAGGCTTTACCTACGATATTAGAACCGCCATTCTGCCATTCATGTTTGTTTTCAATACCCAATTATTGTTGATGGGTATCGATTCTTGGTGGCATTTAGCACTCACGGTAATCTCTTCCATCATTGCGATGCTGATCTTCTCTGCCGCTACGCAGGGATGGTGGCTGACTCGTAACAAGTGGTGGGAAACCGTCCTATTATTAGTATTAACTTTCTCATTCTTCCGACCTGGTTTTTGGTGGGACATGTTATACCCAGCGAAAGTTCTTTCTCCTGGGGTTGAGATAGCTCAAATCACGGAAAACCTAAATGTAGGAGAATCCATTGAGTTACGTGTTGCCGGACAAAACCTCGAAGGCGAATACGTCGAGAAAACGGTACGTCTGCCATTCGAAGACAGAGCAACGACGGCTGAAGAGCGTATCTCTTCAATGGGTCTGATGCTGACTGAGAACGACGGCAAAATGGTCGTCGACATGGTTGAATTTGGTAGCCCTGCGGAGTCATCTGGTATCGACTTTGATTGGGAAATCAAATGGGTCGTTCAAGACGCGGATCGTCCAATGAAAGAATGGGTATTTGTACCTTGCTTGATTCTTCTGCTGGTACTTGCCATGAACCAAAAACGTCGTGCTCGCAAGGAACAACTGAGCGCATAA